One region of Limisphaera ngatamarikiensis genomic DNA includes:
- a CDS encoding autotransporter-associated beta strand repeat-containing protein — MKTIQTWIRRSLLLGLTLAATAAHGQATLYWTGAGDGVRLDLETNWDPPGIPQPNDIMVWDGRTSSNLFLTFTTGGIQGAFGQLGRDFYITSNQVHAVTLYGAVGTQFAIRMNNITIEPGAGPFTFGLLGTNLIDVIWGGQGGQTHTLINNSAQPATINAQVRIRYGGGGAHTLLFSGSGDWIVNHHLRADNNSPTIITKQGPGRLIWTRVDEAHFDSPIQGPLTIDEGTVVLKSPNLLDGMTGTPTLAVNAGTLEYDAPTGVASLPYALNGAGVLKVSSGTLMLSGAGTFSGSIRLAGGTLVVNGPENPGVSGPLGQGSTISFEGGTLRWSAANTFDYSPAFSTAAAQQYKLDSGGQDVVLATALTSSGGSLEKFGAGRVILAGTASYNGPTVVHAGRLVFQGGKTGTGDITVADGAALEVRVGAAPVTPGTLTLGTQSGCTLAFDNVTSTTAAPLAANTLASAGTVVIEVLGGSFAINQSYPLLTWSSGSTPNFVLGLVQGAVGNLSVQGNTLYLNVTDLAYVWTGGNNGSWDLTTPNNWIYAGNPTLFANGGWVLFSDAATGTTEITVNAPVQPLQVLVNNSARAYTITSSGANNIGGSGGITKSGSGLLTLAGGANTYTGPTIVGGGVLQVGALANGGAPSDIGASSADAANLVLNGGTLLYNGPGTTSDRLFTLGTGGGQILASGTGALRLQNPGPVALSGSGQRVLTLGGTSEADNTLAGSLADSGGATAVAKVGSGKWVLTGDNTYTGGTTVQGILQVGDGGPTGSVGSGPVENNGSFVVRRSGTLTIPGVISGTGSLRHEGPGTLILEADNTYTGGTTNLATLQIGNGGSTGKLAATAPVENNGTLIFDSTGQWSLSGNGILTGTGNLIVRRGWLMAIGANSYTGWTLIEPGAIFQPCRGNAGQLLSSVVTNHGLLRLVRQDGIWPATPVFVYSNNIVGTGVVFKDVNNFNDGGVQFLGTNTYTGGTWIGGGAIVLGDGFTPGAGSIVGDVIFTNSWEYNDTRRLLVFNRPDDVTFPGNIRSVVSPDIAPANRGAVWHAGGGRLILTGDNDYPGGTTIDAGILQVGDGGATGSLGTGNVVNNGMLVFHRQGELTIPGVISGSGSVLQLGPGVIILGATNTYYGSTTVSNGTLIVNGENWGAATYVYGGALGGTGPIQGMVQTESGTQLLPGPAPGAIGTLVIGGDLLLGGDIVIEINKAAAGPLPPHDIIEVGGTPQNLGQGTIHVVNRGPTLAVGDRFPIFNKPVVNGQNLTIVGGGATWINRLAQDGSIEVQAVTAPPTLNFERTADGIRFSWTGRFKLQWQTNSLALGLGTNWVDYPGGTTSPVTVPISTEPGSVFFRLISVP; from the coding sequence ATGAAAACGATACAAACCTGGATACGACGCAGCCTCCTTCTGGGCCTCACCCTGGCCGCCACCGCGGCCCATGGCCAGGCAACCCTCTACTGGACCGGTGCAGGCGACGGTGTACGGTTGGATCTCGAGACCAACTGGGATCCGCCGGGCATACCGCAGCCCAACGACATCATGGTCTGGGACGGCCGCACCAGCAGCAACCTCTTCCTCACCTTTACCACCGGAGGGATTCAGGGCGCCTTCGGCCAGCTCGGCCGCGACTTCTACATCACCTCCAACCAGGTCCATGCGGTTACCCTCTACGGCGCCGTCGGCACCCAATTCGCCATCCGCATGAACAACATCACCATCGAGCCGGGCGCCGGGCCGTTTACGTTTGGCCTGCTGGGCACGAACCTCATTGACGTGATTTGGGGCGGCCAGGGTGGGCAAACCCACACACTGATCAACAACTCCGCCCAACCTGCCACCATCAATGCCCAGGTGCGCATCCGCTACGGCGGCGGCGGTGCCCACACGCTGCTGTTCAGCGGCAGCGGCGACTGGATCGTCAACCACCATCTCCGCGCCGACAACAATTCCCCCACCATCATCACCAAACAGGGTCCCGGGCGGTTGATCTGGACCCGGGTGGACGAGGCGCATTTCGACAGTCCCATCCAGGGTCCGCTGACCATTGACGAGGGCACGGTCGTACTGAAAAGCCCGAACCTGCTGGACGGGATGACCGGCACGCCCACCCTGGCCGTTAACGCCGGCACCCTCGAATACGATGCGCCCACCGGCGTGGCCAGTCTCCCCTACGCACTCAACGGAGCCGGCGTATTGAAGGTCAGCAGCGGCACGCTGATGCTCTCCGGCGCGGGCACCTTCAGCGGCTCCATCCGGCTGGCCGGCGGCACCCTGGTCGTCAACGGGCCAGAAAACCCGGGGGTGTCGGGCCCGCTCGGACAGGGCAGCACGATTTCGTTCGAAGGCGGCACGTTGCGCTGGAGCGCGGCCAACACATTCGATTACTCGCCCGCATTCAGCACCGCAGCCGCTCAGCAGTACAAGCTGGACAGCGGCGGGCAGGACGTCGTGCTCGCCACCGCCCTGACCAGCAGCGGCGGTTCGCTGGAAAAATTTGGAGCCGGCAGGGTGATTCTAGCGGGAACGGCCTCCTACAATGGCCCCACCGTGGTGCACGCCGGCCGCCTGGTTTTCCAAGGGGGCAAAACCGGCACCGGCGACATTACCGTGGCGGACGGCGCCGCGTTGGAGGTGCGAGTCGGTGCAGCCCCCGTAACGCCCGGCACGCTCACCCTGGGCACTCAATCCGGTTGCACACTGGCCTTTGACAACGTCACCAGCACCACCGCCGCCCCGCTGGCGGCCAACACCCTCGCCTCGGCGGGTACCGTGGTGATCGAGGTGCTCGGCGGATCTTTCGCCATCAACCAGAGCTACCCCCTGCTGACATGGAGCTCGGGCTCGACACCCAACTTCGTTCTCGGCCTCGTCCAGGGAGCCGTGGGTAACCTGAGTGTCCAGGGGAACACGCTCTATCTCAATGTGACCGACCTCGCTTACGTGTGGACCGGCGGCAACAACGGTTCGTGGGACCTGACCACGCCCAACAACTGGATCTACGCCGGCAACCCCACCCTGTTTGCCAATGGCGGCTGGGTTCTGTTCAGCGATGCCGCCACCGGCACGACTGAAATCACCGTGAACGCGCCGGTCCAACCGCTGCAGGTCCTGGTCAACAACAGCGCCAGGGCCTACACCATCACCTCCAGCGGCGCCAACAACATCGGCGGCTCGGGCGGCATCACCAAGAGCGGTTCGGGTCTGCTGACCCTCGCCGGCGGGGCCAACACGTACACGGGTCCCACCATCGTCGGGGGCGGCGTGCTGCAGGTGGGCGCCCTCGCCAATGGAGGCGCACCCAGCGACATCGGCGCTTCAAGTGCGGACGCGGCCAATCTCGTGTTGAACGGCGGCACATTGCTCTACAACGGGCCGGGCACGACCTCGGACCGGTTGTTCACCCTCGGCACGGGCGGCGGTCAAATCTTGGCCAGCGGCACCGGCGCCCTGCGCCTGCAAAACCCCGGGCCCGTCGCCCTGAGCGGGTCCGGCCAGCGCGTCCTGACCCTTGGCGGAACCAGCGAGGCCGACAATACCCTGGCCGGGTCCCTGGCCGACAGCGGGGGCGCCACCGCCGTTGCCAAGGTGGGCTCGGGCAAATGGGTGTTGACCGGAGACAACACCTACACCGGCGGCACAACCGTGCAGGGCATTCTGCAGGTGGGCGACGGCGGCCCCACCGGCAGCGTGGGATCGGGCCCGGTGGAAAACAACGGCAGCTTCGTTGTCCGACGCTCGGGCACCCTGACCATCCCCGGGGTCATCAGCGGGACCGGCTCGCTGCGGCATGAGGGGCCCGGCACGCTGATTCTTGAGGCCGACAACACCTACACCGGCGGCACCACCAACCTGGCCACGCTCCAGATCGGCAACGGCGGGTCGACGGGCAAACTCGCCGCCACCGCGCCCGTCGAGAACAACGGAACCCTCATCTTCGACAGCACCGGACAGTGGTCGTTGTCCGGCAACGGCATCCTCACCGGGACCGGCAACCTCATCGTCCGGCGCGGTTGGCTCATGGCCATCGGGGCGAACAGCTACACCGGTTGGACCCTGATCGAGCCGGGCGCCATCTTCCAGCCCTGCCGGGGCAACGCCGGCCAACTGCTCAGCTCCGTCGTCACCAATCACGGCCTGCTCCGGCTGGTGCGCCAGGACGGCATCTGGCCGGCAACCCCGGTGTTCGTGTACTCGAACAACATCGTGGGCACCGGCGTGGTCTTCAAAGACGTCAACAACTTCAACGACGGCGGCGTCCAGTTCCTCGGCACCAACACCTACACCGGCGGCACGTGGATCGGCGGGGGTGCGATCGTGTTGGGCGACGGGTTCACCCCCGGCGCCGGTTCCATCGTCGGGGACGTGATCTTCACCAACAGCTGGGAATACAACGACACCCGCCGTTTGCTGGTGTTCAACCGGCCGGACGACGTCACCTTCCCCGGCAACATCCGCAGTGTGGTTTCTCCGGACATCGCACCGGCCAATCGCGGGGCTGTGTGGCACGCGGGCGGCGGGCGCCTGATCCTCACCGGAGACAATGATTATCCCGGCGGCACCACCATTGACGCCGGCATCCTCCAGGTCGGCGACGGCGGCGCCACCGGTTCACTCGGCACCGGCAACGTCGTCAACAACGGCATGCTGGTGTTCCACCGCCAGGGCGAACTGACGATACCCGGCGTGATCTCCGGCTCCGGCTCGGTCCTGCAACTGGGGCCGGGCGTTATCATCCTCGGCGCCACCAACACCTACTACGGCTCCACCACCGTGAGCAACGGTACGCTCATCGTGAACGGTGAAAACTGGGGCGCCGCCACCTATGTGTACGGCGGGGCCCTGGGTGGCACGGGCCCCATCCAGGGCATGGTCCAGACCGAATCCGGCACACAACTGTTGCCCGGGCCGGCCCCCGGCGCCATCGGCACCCTGGTCATCGGCGGGGACCTGCTGCTGGGTGGTGACATCGTCATCGAAATCAACAAAGCCGCGGCAGGCCCGTTGCCACCGCACGACATCATCGAAGTGGGTGGAACACCCCAAAACCTGGGCCAGGGCACCATCCACGTCGTGAATCGCGGTCCCACCCTGGCCGTCGGCGATCGGTTCCCGATCTTCAACAAACCTGTGGTGAACGGTCAGAACCTCACCATCGTTGGTGGCGGCGCCACGTGGATCAACCGGCTGGCCCAGGACGGCAGCATCGAGGTCCAGGCCGTTACCGCACCGCCCACGCTCAACTTCGAGCGCACCGCCGACGGCATCCGGTTCTCCTGGACCGGGAGGTTCAAACTGCAGTGGCAGACCAACAGCCTGGCCCTCGGGCTCGGCACCAACTGGGTGGACTACCCCGGCGGTACCACCAGCCCTGTCACGGTACCCATCAGCACGGAGCCGGGCAGCGTGTTCTTCCGCCTGATCAGTGTGCCTTGA
- a CDS encoding LamG-like jellyroll fold domain-containing protein produces the protein MDDDLRDLLMAWGGGTLEESRCETLLARLRTDPAFRRECARQIHMLGMLKVVQAPSPRWLRIEEELRSEPAPAEVSAGKGSPVEGRVMEALRAGAMVNRVRRLWWVPALSLGLVLAAGLWWGMRYRPTPPPVPLHLRETLGVVVQADEVVWDRGSTHRPHQDDLLEPGWLRLRSGRLALALFNGVRLYVEGPAAVQLRSLSHVYCEQGRLSVHVPPQSEITDFTIASPGAAIRDLGTEFGFNVSPDGSAEVMVFRGSAEASVLAPNGTTLRSEVLPAHAPVRIVPERGAIEPAALPPGRFVQPPRVEARPLQLSPEYARAVRAAQPWSYWRFEDASAGRIPNEMEGGPALIIRGEVRCREVGSGNRAAFFDSRRARSHLQTESPWIVPPGDYAVEFLFSSEQYKNSALVGLLTPEDQHLALVELTARDPEHLVHKPGTLRYVQRVPPATFGGVNLFSTRVFFPYRWHHIVAQCRNGRLEMYIDGALAAAADADRVQSVGPCHVLLGMLRHRPDPADDVRSLIGYLDEVAIYPHALSPEAIAWHAALAGCSEEDPQGSRQARR, from the coding sequence ATGGATGATGACCTGCGGGATCTGTTGATGGCCTGGGGCGGCGGGACGCTGGAGGAGTCGCGGTGCGAGACCTTGCTGGCGCGGCTCCGGACCGACCCGGCATTTCGCCGCGAGTGCGCCCGGCAGATTCACATGCTGGGGATGCTGAAGGTGGTTCAGGCCCCTTCGCCCCGCTGGCTGCGTATCGAAGAGGAGCTGCGGTCGGAACCGGCCCCGGCGGAAGTTTCGGCGGGGAAGGGTTCCCCCGTGGAAGGGCGCGTCATGGAGGCGCTTCGCGCCGGGGCAATGGTCAACCGGGTCCGGCGGTTGTGGTGGGTGCCGGCACTGAGCCTGGGGTTGGTTTTGGCGGCGGGATTATGGTGGGGCATGCGATATCGGCCAACGCCGCCACCGGTGCCGTTGCATTTGCGGGAGACGTTGGGGGTGGTGGTGCAGGCGGATGAGGTGGTGTGGGACCGTGGCTCGACCCACCGACCGCACCAGGATGACCTGCTGGAGCCGGGTTGGCTGCGACTCCGCTCGGGTCGGCTGGCGCTGGCCCTGTTCAACGGGGTGCGGCTTTACGTGGAAGGACCCGCAGCGGTTCAGCTCCGATCGTTGTCCCACGTGTACTGTGAACAGGGGCGACTGTCGGTGCACGTGCCGCCGCAGTCGGAAATCACGGACTTTACGATCGCCTCACCCGGCGCGGCCATTCGGGATCTGGGCACCGAGTTTGGTTTTAATGTGTCTCCGGACGGGTCGGCCGAAGTGATGGTGTTTCGGGGATCGGCGGAGGCCTCGGTGCTGGCACCCAACGGGACCACCTTGCGCAGCGAGGTGTTGCCGGCGCATGCGCCGGTGCGAATCGTGCCCGAACGCGGCGCGATTGAACCGGCGGCGCTCCCCCCCGGGAGGTTTGTGCAGCCGCCGCGCGTGGAGGCGCGTCCGCTTCAGTTGAGCCCCGAATACGCCCGGGCGGTGCGAGCCGCACAACCCTGGAGTTACTGGCGCTTTGAAGATGCCTCTGCAGGGCGGATCCCGAATGAAATGGAAGGCGGACCGGCGCTGATCATCCGGGGCGAAGTGCGCTGCCGGGAGGTCGGTTCCGGTAACCGGGCCGCATTTTTCGATTCGCGCAGGGCACGTTCCCACCTCCAGACCGAGTCTCCGTGGATCGTTCCGCCGGGTGACTATGCCGTGGAGTTCCTGTTTTCGTCCGAACAGTACAAGAACAGTGCCTTGGTGGGATTGCTCACCCCGGAGGATCAGCATCTGGCACTGGTGGAACTGACGGCGCGCGATCCCGAGCATCTCGTCCACAAACCGGGCACACTCCGGTACGTGCAGCGGGTCCCCCCGGCGACCTTCGGCGGGGTCAACCTGTTCTCCACCCGCGTATTCTTCCCTTACCGCTGGCATCACATCGTGGCCCAATGCCGCAACGGCCGGCTCGAAATGTACATTGATGGTGCGCTGGCGGCCGCTGCGGATGCGGATCGGGTTCAGTCGGTCGGGCCCTGCCACGTGCTGCTGGGCATGCTCCGGCACCGACCCGATCCGGCCGATGACGTTCGTTCCTTGATCGGCTACCTGGACGAGGTGGCCATCTACCCGCATGCGCTGTCACCGGAGGCGATTGCATGGCATGCGGCCCTGGCCGGGTGCAGCGAGGAAGATCCTCAGGGGTCGCGACAGGCCCGGCGGTAG
- the mazG gene encoding nucleoside triphosphate pyrophosphohydrolase: MRSRKRPAIEELLEVMARLRGPGGCPWDRKQTHRTLRMYAVEEVYELLDAIESGDDEALLEELGDVLLQVVFHAQLARERGAFDFDAVARRITEKLIHRHPHVFGEAAVRDAEEVLARWDELKREEKRQRGRTPDSVFDGIPRHLPALLRATELIKKARKAGLLPDAEPETEHVEAPASADRWTPRRLARQLWALVEVAQAHGWSAEALLRDESRRRETLWRRREHATASRNTSKPSNPRAVGQPPPLPATTGRASSQSPAARGSRRKPGSTT; this comes from the coding sequence ATGCGATCTCGGAAACGCCCTGCCATTGAGGAATTGCTGGAGGTCATGGCCCGGCTGCGCGGGCCCGGGGGATGCCCCTGGGACCGAAAACAAACCCACCGGACCCTCCGCATGTACGCCGTGGAGGAGGTGTACGAACTGCTGGACGCCATCGAATCCGGCGACGACGAAGCGTTGTTGGAGGAGCTAGGGGACGTGCTGTTGCAGGTGGTGTTTCACGCTCAGTTGGCGCGCGAACGGGGCGCCTTTGACTTCGACGCCGTGGCGCGGCGCATCACGGAAAAACTCATCCATCGCCATCCGCATGTGTTCGGTGAAGCCGCCGTCAGGGACGCCGAGGAGGTCCTGGCCCGCTGGGACGAGCTCAAACGCGAGGAGAAGCGGCAACGGGGGCGGACTCCGGATTCGGTCTTCGACGGCATTCCGCGACACCTGCCGGCCCTGCTCCGGGCCACCGAGCTGATCAAGAAAGCGCGCAAGGCCGGCCTGCTGCCCGATGCAGAACCAGAGACGGAGCACGTCGAAGCCCCGGCATCTGCGGACCGGTGGACGCCGCGCCGACTGGCCCGGCAGTTGTGGGCCCTGGTGGAAGTGGCCCAAGCCCACGGTTGGTCTGCCGAGGCGTTGTTACGCGACGAATCGCGCCGTCGCGAGACGCTATGGCGTCGCCGGGAACATGCCACAGCCAGCAGAAACACATCGAAACCTTCCAACCCCCGCGCGGTCGGCCAGCCGCCCCCGTTGCCCGCAACGACCGGCCGCGCCTCATCCCAATCGCCCGCCGCCCGGGGCTCCCGGCGAAAGCCGGGGTCAACCACCTGA
- a CDS encoding Calx-beta domain-containing protein, with protein MKRSNPFVRWALTPSVLLGFTLALHAQVVVERTVVTVTAPDPEAVEGSDNTGLFVLHRRGNLDVPISVQLRITGTASNGVDYAALPLEVTVPAGVEEVPLEVKPIADELDEGVETVVLHVEELPCIAIWPPPPQCYAVGRPAEAVVRIYDAPGRFPPRVAIVQPEPGTVFRAPADVRVEVVARDPDGYVPRVEFFADGQRIGTRTVFFLIPPPPGESQRFDWVWSNAPVGLHVLTAVATDDSGLSSTSAPVEIRVREAPSLPRVWIEAPDPYAVEPLPMTPGFDPARFVLRREGGDPGSPLTVRYRVGGTASNGVDYVELPGSVTFPSGAREVGLTIQPLPDNEVEDTESVVIQLVQPDCATQVGPAPGCYLVADPARAVAWIREMTRTNRPPLVKLVSPPPGAVYQEPVDVRLVALGRDPDGWVVTVDFYADGRRLGTVTNQLAILPEPDAELTPAGPVVPAHIPALPFVWVWTNVPAGEHQLVAVATDNLGARTESPPVRIRVLETTAPPVVRILATDPIAREGTTNTARFQILCSRALDTPWTVYYEVGGTATPGEDYKELPGRAEIPAGARAVPVEVVAAADNLREGPETVVVRLIEPPVDAVPYRVGQPSRAAVLILDAGAPVPREARLGDGTVGLLLLRLPGVPWRLEWSTNLVDWEVVGSCGTGAGETLPVLDPDVPQVPMRFYRIVPEYGPADVDN; from the coding sequence ATGAAACGATCCAACCCCTTCGTTCGGTGGGCGCTGACGCCGTCGGTTCTTCTGGGGTTCACCCTTGCCCTACATGCCCAGGTCGTGGTGGAGCGTACGGTTGTTACCGTGACCGCGCCCGACCCGGAAGCAGTCGAAGGCAGTGACAACACGGGCCTGTTTGTCTTGCACCGTCGCGGCAACCTTGACGTCCCGATTTCCGTGCAGTTACGGATCACGGGCACGGCCAGCAACGGCGTGGACTATGCGGCCCTGCCACTGGAGGTCACCGTGCCGGCCGGCGTGGAGGAGGTTCCGTTGGAAGTCAAACCCATCGCGGACGAGCTGGACGAGGGTGTGGAGACGGTGGTGCTCCATGTGGAGGAACTGCCATGCATTGCCATTTGGCCGCCGCCGCCCCAGTGCTATGCCGTGGGGCGACCGGCCGAAGCCGTGGTCCGGATTTACGACGCGCCGGGCCGGTTTCCGCCCAGGGTCGCCATCGTGCAACCCGAACCGGGCACGGTGTTCCGAGCCCCCGCGGATGTCCGCGTGGAAGTGGTTGCCCGCGATCCGGACGGTTACGTTCCCCGCGTGGAGTTTTTCGCCGATGGCCAGCGCATCGGCACGCGCACGGTGTTTTTCCTCATCCCGCCGCCGCCGGGCGAGTCCCAACGATTCGACTGGGTATGGTCCAATGCTCCCGTGGGCCTGCACGTGCTGACCGCGGTGGCCACCGACGATTCCGGGCTTAGCTCCACGTCCGCCCCGGTGGAAATCCGTGTTCGCGAGGCGCCCTCGCTGCCACGGGTGTGGATCGAGGCGCCCGATCCTTATGCAGTGGAGCCGTTGCCGATGACACCCGGGTTTGACCCGGCCCGATTCGTTCTGCGGCGCGAGGGTGGGGATCCAGGCAGCCCCCTGACGGTGCGCTATCGTGTGGGTGGAACCGCTTCCAACGGCGTGGATTATGTGGAGTTGCCGGGCAGCGTCACCTTCCCCTCCGGCGCCCGGGAGGTCGGCCTGACGATCCAACCGTTGCCGGACAATGAGGTGGAGGACACCGAAAGCGTGGTGATCCAGTTGGTTCAACCGGATTGCGCAACCCAGGTTGGGCCCGCGCCCGGTTGTTATCTGGTCGCGGACCCGGCCCGGGCCGTGGCTTGGATTCGCGAGATGACCCGGACCAACCGACCACCATTGGTGAAGCTGGTCAGTCCGCCCCCGGGTGCGGTTTATCAGGAGCCGGTGGATGTGCGGTTGGTGGCCCTGGGCAGAGATCCGGACGGGTGGGTTGTCACGGTAGACTTTTATGCCGACGGACGCCGACTCGGAACCGTAACGAACCAGTTGGCCATCTTGCCCGAGCCGGACGCGGAACTGACGCCGGCCGGCCCCGTGGTGCCCGCCCACATCCCGGCCCTCCCGTTTGTCTGGGTCTGGACCAATGTGCCGGCGGGAGAACATCAGCTCGTTGCAGTGGCCACGGACAACCTTGGCGCCCGCACAGAGAGTCCGCCGGTCCGGATTCGCGTCCTGGAAACGACCGCACCGCCCGTGGTCCGGATTCTGGCCACCGACCCCATTGCGCGTGAAGGCACCACCAACACCGCCCGGTTCCAGATCCTCTGCTCCAGGGCCTTGGACACCCCATGGACGGTCTACTACGAGGTCGGCGGTACTGCCACACCGGGTGAGGACTACAAGGAGCTGCCCGGCCGGGCCGAGATCCCTGCCGGTGCCCGGGCCGTTCCGGTAGAGGTGGTGGCTGCGGCAGATAACCTCCGGGAAGGGCCCGAAACGGTTGTGGTTCGATTGATTGAACCCCCCGTGGATGCTGTGCCGTATCGGGTGGGCCAACCCTCGCGGGCGGCGGTGCTGATCCTCGACGCCGGGGCGCCCGTGCCGCGTGAGGCCCGCCTGGGCGACGGCACCGTGGGATTGCTGTTGCTTCGCCTGCCCGGCGTACCTTGGCGCCTCGAATGGTCCACCAACCTCGTGGATTGGGAGGTGGTGGGCAGCTGCGGCACCGGCGCAGGTGAAACTCTTCCCGTCCTGGATCCGGACGTGCCCCAGGTGCCCATGCGGTTCTACCGTATCGTGCCCGAGTACGGTCCGGCTGACGTGGACAATTGA
- a CDS encoding DUF481 domain-containing protein, whose translation MNWLRRTWKEATPGRRLDRCIVLVFVAAATAGVLWGAGAPCLHAQVAPDPDGATNAPAKLWRGSAFLGLTLTRGNSETFLANLSLDARRKAPRWEFGSGLAAGYGESTVDRDTEKTAEYVRGFGQYDRKFHERGYLGLRSDAEYDAIAGVDYRVRVSPLVGWYLIQRTNVELRAELGPSWGFENLADRPADQYTAFRAGERFEYQLNANTRLWQTLEYIPQVDAWDTKFLLIGELGVDAAMTRSVSLSLVLQDNYNHSPPPGRKANDLRIVAGLRYKF comes from the coding sequence GTGAATTGGTTACGGAGAACATGGAAGGAAGCGACACCCGGTCGCCGGCTGGACAGGTGCATCGTCCTGGTCTTCGTCGCAGCCGCCACGGCAGGCGTCCTTTGGGGTGCCGGTGCCCCGTGCCTGCACGCTCAGGTGGCGCCGGACCCGGATGGCGCCACCAACGCACCTGCGAAACTCTGGAGGGGCAGCGCCTTCCTCGGCCTGACGTTGACCCGGGGCAATAGCGAGACGTTTCTGGCCAATCTCAGCCTCGACGCTCGGAGAAAGGCCCCACGATGGGAGTTCGGTTCCGGCCTGGCCGCCGGCTATGGCGAATCCACCGTGGACCGCGACACTGAAAAAACCGCCGAGTACGTCCGCGGCTTCGGTCAGTACGATCGCAAGTTTCACGAGCGTGGCTACCTCGGTCTTCGTTCGGACGCGGAATACGACGCCATCGCGGGAGTGGATTACCGGGTGCGGGTCAGCCCCCTGGTGGGTTGGTACCTTATCCAGCGTACCAACGTTGAGTTGCGGGCGGAATTGGGTCCCTCATGGGGATTCGAAAACCTCGCCGATCGGCCGGCCGACCAGTACACCGCCTTCCGCGCCGGCGAAAGGTTCGAGTACCAGCTCAATGCGAACACCCGACTCTGGCAGACCCTCGAATACATCCCGCAGGTGGACGCCTGGGATACAAAGTTCCTCCTGATTGGCGAGCTCGGTGTGGACGCGGCCATGACCCGGTCGGTCAGTCTGAGCCTGGTGCTCCAAGACAACTACAACCATTCCCCACCCCCCGGTCGGAAAGCCAACGACCTGCGGATTGTGGCCGGGCTTCGTTACAAGTTTTAG
- a CDS encoding sigma-70 family RNA polymerase sigma factor, which yields MDRQPDLNQILDDVARGDVDAFRWIVRRYELSLRSYLCSQVYDLDVVDDLAQEVFIAAFRNLSSFRRGEDFGRWLRGIARLKLQMYFRATARRQNAMERFREEVSHLLREELEQEAAGHQAAAIEALLRCINRLPDRLRRVVRAGLDGTKPALLAQALSTTVGAVYNLHYRANQLLRDCVRKELADG from the coding sequence ATGGACCGGCAGCCGGATCTGAATCAAATCCTGGACGATGTGGCCCGGGGCGACGTGGACGCGTTTCGGTGGATCGTTCGTCGCTACGAACTATCGCTGCGCAGCTACCTGTGCAGTCAGGTGTACGACCTGGACGTGGTGGACGATCTGGCCCAGGAGGTGTTCATCGCGGCGTTTCGGAATCTGTCCAGCTTCCGGCGGGGGGAGGATTTCGGTCGCTGGTTGCGGGGCATTGCCCGTCTGAAACTGCAGATGTATTTCCGGGCCACGGCACGGCGGCAAAACGCCATGGAACGGTTCCGCGAGGAGGTCAGTCACCTGCTGCGCGAGGAGCTGGAGCAGGAGGCAGCCGGGCATCAGGCGGCGGCGATCGAGGCCTTGCTGCGATGTATCAACCGGTTGCCCGACCGGTTGCGCCGGGTGGTCCGGGCCGGATTGGACGGCACGAAGCCGGCGTTGCTGGCGCAGGCGCTCTCCACCACGGTTGGCGCCGTTTACAACCTGCACTACCGGGCCAACCAGTTGTTGCGGGATTGTGTGCGAAAGGAACTGGCCGATGGATGA